One segment of Candidatus Pantoea bituminis DNA contains the following:
- a CDS encoding SIS domain-containing protein, translated as MTTLSEYEKDILQQPDALRDQLNYPLPAELHQLDLHRYDRIVLAGMGSSDYALIPIERALIARGLPVWRIDAGRLLDMPDLITANTLLWMTSQSGMSGEVVKLLDIITKPLTLISVTNDITSTLAQRADILVELRSGDEATVSAKSYLNTLVASYRILAALTGEAEQPLTDKVAAHLNNIAERVSQQAQIQPIVTPFFLRTQPRLAMIGIGADAATAMTGALITKESSKVSAEGFIGGEFRHGPMETSGKQMTALLFGNGSEPTLIQLAEDLQRNGTHVVTVGPRAYAGSELLETPDDELLRLVCAMLFVQHLTVALARGNGMVPGEFLYGKK; from the coding sequence ATGACCACTCTGAGTGAATACGAAAAAGATATTCTTCAGCAACCGGACGCGCTGCGCGATCAGCTCAATTACCCGCTACCCGCTGAGCTTCACCAACTTGACCTGCATCGCTATGACCGAATTGTATTGGCTGGCATGGGCTCATCTGATTACGCCTTGATCCCCATTGAACGCGCATTAATTGCGCGCGGTTTACCGGTATGGCGCATTGATGCCGGCCGCCTGCTGGATATGCCCGATCTGATAACCGCCAACACGCTGCTGTGGATGACATCGCAATCGGGTATGAGTGGTGAAGTGGTTAAGCTGCTGGATATCATCACGAAACCGCTGACGCTGATTTCAGTAACCAACGACATCACCAGCACGCTGGCTCAGCGCGCTGACATTTTGGTGGAGTTGCGCAGTGGCGATGAAGCCACCGTCAGCGCGAAAAGTTACCTCAACACGCTGGTCGCCAGCTATCGCATCCTCGCCGCTCTGACGGGCGAAGCGGAGCAGCCGCTAACAGACAAAGTGGCTGCGCATCTAAACAATATTGCTGAGCGGGTGAGTCAACAGGCGCAAATCCAGCCGATCGTGACCCCTTTCTTTCTGCGTACTCAGCCACGTTTGGCCATGATTGGTATCGGTGCCGATGCGGCAACCGCCATGACCGGTGCGCTGATCACCAAAGAATCGTCAAAAGTCAGTGCAGAAGGCTTTATCGGCGGCGAGTTCCGGCATGGTCCGATGGAAACCTCCGGCAAGCAGATGACTGCCCTGCTGTTTGGTAATGGCAGCGAACCAACGCTGATTCAGTTAGCTGAAGATTTGCAGCGCAACGGCACGCACGTGGTCACTGTCGGTCCACGCGCTTACGCAGGCAGTGAACTGCTGGAAACGCCTGACGATGAGCTGCTGCGTTTAGTGTGCGCCATGCTCTTTGTGCAGCACCTGACCGTCGCGCTGGCACGCGGCAACGGCATGGTGCCCGGCGAATTCCTCTACGGTAAAAAATAA
- a CDS encoding ROK family protein, translated as MTNSARLLRAGIDMGGTGTRFILLEGLREVAALTVPTAEFDAIPQSRRSDELVSRLRQLCPADGQIISLGIGASGPVNNRSGVIENSDTLACFSFFPLLDELQQRLNVPAAIDNDAVVAALGEFHAGAGVGSQRMLMVTLGTGIGVALLDKGQPFRTIDGRHPEAGHIPVSGSTHRCYCGVTGCWETEASRGWLQQALLQLLPNLHWPQLTVKRLDALSTDDPRVAAILSEYGGRVGRGLSTLLALYGPDLTVLSGSAARLLPLFRPSLDTALQRASGYHLSPQIISSSLGDAAGALGAALLPTIREPVKRS; from the coding sequence ATGACCAATTCTGCTCGCCTGCTGCGCGCAGGCATTGATATGGGCGGCACCGGCACACGATTCATCCTGCTGGAGGGTCTGCGCGAGGTGGCGGCGTTAACGGTGCCTACCGCAGAGTTTGATGCGATCCCGCAATCCAGACGCAGCGATGAACTGGTCAGTCGGTTGCGGCAGCTCTGTCCGGCGGACGGGCAGATTATTTCGCTGGGCATCGGTGCCAGTGGACCGGTTAATAACCGCAGCGGTGTGATTGAAAACAGTGACACGCTGGCCTGTTTCTCATTTTTTCCGCTGCTCGACGAGCTGCAGCAGCGTTTAAACGTGCCTGCCGCCATCGATAACGACGCGGTGGTTGCGGCACTGGGCGAGTTTCACGCCGGGGCGGGTGTGGGAAGTCAGCGCATGTTGATGGTCACACTCGGCACCGGTATTGGCGTGGCGTTACTGGATAAGGGCCAGCCGTTTCGCACAATCGATGGCCGCCATCCTGAAGCGGGTCATATTCCTGTCTCAGGCAGCACACATCGCTGTTACTGCGGCGTCACGGGGTGTTGGGAAACGGAGGCGTCACGCGGTTGGCTACAACAGGCTTTGCTGCAACTGCTGCCAAATCTTCACTGGCCACAACTCACGGTTAAGCGACTTGATGCACTTAGCACGGACGATCCTCGCGTAGCCGCAATTTTAAGCGAGTACGGTGGCCGCGTGGGACGAGGGCTATCCACCCTGCTGGCACTTTATGGCCCCGATCTTACCGTGCTTAGCGGCAGCGCTGCGCGTTTGCTGCCGCTGTTTCGCCCGAGTTTAGATACGGCTCTGCAACGCGCCAGCGGCTACCACCTCTCTCCACAGATTATTTCATCTTCTCTCGGCGATGCGGCGGGCGCGCTGGGAGCGGCATTACTGCCAACGATCAGGGAACCCGTTAAACGCTCGTAA